The following proteins are co-located in the Malus sylvestris chromosome 13, drMalSylv7.2, whole genome shotgun sequence genome:
- the LOC126594976 gene encoding uncharacterized protein LOC126594976: MAQQAVQKNTLYVGGLAEEVNESILHAAFIPFGDIKDVKTPLDQATQKHRSFGFVTFLEREDAAAAMDNMDGAELYGRVLTVNYALPEKIKGGEQGWAAQPIWADADTWFERQQQEEEMQRIQAENKAAMQAAEELHRKKLTQEREGEKEEEIEMKDDPMARAEAEVLQQSD, encoded by the exons ATGGCGCAGCAAGCAGTGCAGAAGAACACGCTGTACGTCGGAGGACTGGCGGAGGAGGTGAACGAGTCCATACTCCACGCGGCGTTCATACCCTTCGGGGACATCAAGGACGTCAAGACGCCTCTCGATCAAGCCACCCAGAAGCACCGCTCTTTTGGGTTCGTCACGTTCTTGGAGAGAGAGGACGCCGCCGCCGCCATGGACAACATGGACGGCGCCGAGCTCTACGGCCGCGTCCTCACTGTTAATTATGCCCTCCCTGAGAAAATCAAGGGCGGTGAACAGGGTTGGGCCGCTCAGCCCA TTTGGGCAGATGCAGACACGTGGTTTGAGAGACAGCAACAAGAAGAGGAAATGCAGCGTATTCAGGCAGAGAACAAGGCTGCCATGCAGGCCGCGGAAGAGTTGCACAGGAAAAAATTGACGCAAGAACGAGAAGGGGAAAAAGAAGAGGAGATCGAGATGAAGGACGACCCCATGGCAAGGGCTGAGGCAGAGGTTTTGCAACAGAGTGACTAG
- the LOC126594977 gene encoding fructokinase-like 2, chloroplastic isoform X1 produces the protein MASLPFTHFLLLPRCHSVWPNSRSMSFVQLQGLRLRGKKGGLAALPKKINSENSALEGSVEDEEVVVKKKTSRTPRRTRKKATSDNESSDEETVISASSEETKKPRGRTRKKVASASTSVEEEQTEKKVRKRRTKKKDDAIEQQVSDGELSETEDFTFVMDMKDENEEDLELKIDEGEDISETYDWPPLVCCFGAAQHAFVLSGRPANRLVDYEIHERKKDALWAPEKFIRSPGGSAGSVAIALASLGGKVAFMGKLGDDQFGQAMLYYMNVKNVQTRSVRMDTKRATAVSQMKIGKRGRMKLSCVKPCAEDSLTKSEINVDVLKEAKMFYFSTNSLLDRNMRSTTLQAIKISKKLGGVIFYDVNLPLPLWQSCEETKLFVQQVWNLADIIEVTKQELEFLCGIQPSEEFDTKNNDRSKFVHHSPEVVEQLWHDNLKVLFVTNGTSKIHYYTKDHQGAVNGMEDPPISPFTSDMSASGDGIVAALMRMLTVQPHLITDKEYLEHSINYAIDCGVIDQWLLGQERGFPPKEDMEEVVPDSDGIRSITEMEYRTLTPETVS, from the exons ATGGCGTCTCTTCCTTTCACTCACTTTCTCCTCCTACCCAg GTGCCATTCGGTTTGGCCCAATAGCCGGTCGATGAGTTTCGTGCAGCTTCAGGGTCTTAGATTGCGTGGTAAAAAAGGGGGACTTGCAGCTCTCCCTAAAAAGATAAACTCAGAGAACTCAGCTCTGGAGGGTTCCGTTGAAGATGAGGAGGTGGttgtgaagaagaagacatcTAGGACTCCTAGAAGAACCCGAAAGAAAGCAACATCCGATAATGAGTCTTCGGATGAGGAAACTGTCATTTCTGCATCTAGTGAAGAGACCAAGAAACCGCGTGGAAGAACTCGTAAGAAAG TTGCATCAGCTTCCACAAGCGTGGAGGAAGAACAAACTGAGAAGAAGGTAAGGAAGAGAAGAACTAAGAAGAAGGACGATGCGATTGAGCAGCAGGTTAGTGACGGTGAACTTAGTGAGACTGAGGATTTTACATTCGTCATGGATATGAAGGATGAGAATGAGGAAGACctagaattgaaaattgatgaGGGAGAGGATATTAGCGAAACTTACGATTGGCCTCCTCTTGTTTGTTGCTTTGGAGCCGCACAACATGCTTTTGTGCTCTCAGGGAGGCCAGCCAACAGACTTGTAGATTATGAAATacatgaaagaaagaaagatgcgTTATGGGCCCCTGAGAAATTTATTAGGTCTCCTGGGGGATCTGCAGGCAGCGTTGCAATTGCTCTTGCAAGCTTGGGAGGCAAGGTTGCTTTCATGGGAAAACTTGGAGATGATCAGTTTGGTCAGGCCATGCTGTATTATATGAATGTCAAAAATGTTCAAACCCGTTCTGTTCGCATGGATACTAAAAGGGCAACTGCAGTATCACAAATGAAGATTGGTAAAAGGGGTCGCATGAAATTGAGTTGTGTCAAACCATGTGCTGAGGATTCTTTAACAAAGTCAGAGATCAACGTTGATGTGCTGAAGGAG GCAAAGATGTTTTACTTCAGCACAAATTCTCTGCTTGATCGAAACATGAGGTCAACTACACTGCAGGCAATCAAGATTTCAAAGAAACTTGGAGGAGTTATTTTCTACGATGTAAACCTTCCATTGCCACTATGGCAGTCTTGTGAAGAAACAAAGTTGTTCGTACAGCAAGTGTGGAATCTTGCTGATATTATTGAAGTTACTAAGCAAGAGCTTGAGTTTCTCTGCGGGATCCAGCCCTCTGAGGAATTTGACACTAAAAATAATGACAGGTCAAAGTTTGTCCATCATTCACCAGAAGTGGTTGAACAACTTTGGCATGACAATCTTAAGGTTTTGTTCGTGACAAATGGGACTTCGAAGATACACTACTACACAAAGGACCACCAAGGTGCTGTTAACGGAATGGAAGATCCCCCCATCAGTCCTTTCACTTCTGATATGTCAGCATCTGGAGACGGCATTGTGGCAG CTCTCATGAGAATGTTGACAGTTCAACCACATCTTATTACTGATAAAGAATATCTGGAGCACTCAATCAACTATGCAATCGATTGCGGAGTGATAGATCAATGGCTGCTTGGACAAGAACGCGGCTTCCCTCCGAAGGAAGACATGGAAGAGGTGGTTCCTGATTCAGACGGTATAAGGTCGATAACAGAAATGGAATATCGCACTCTGACACCAGAGACTGTAAGTTGA
- the LOC126594977 gene encoding fructokinase-like 2, chloroplastic isoform X2, which yields MASLPFTHFLLLPRCHSVWPNSRSMSFVQLQGLRLRGKKGGLAALPKKINSENSALEGSVEDEEVVVKKKTSRTPRRTRKKATSDNESSDEETVISASSEETKKPRGRTRKKASTSVEEEQTEKKVRKRRTKKKDDAIEQQVSDGELSETEDFTFVMDMKDENEEDLELKIDEGEDISETYDWPPLVCCFGAAQHAFVLSGRPANRLVDYEIHERKKDALWAPEKFIRSPGGSAGSVAIALASLGGKVAFMGKLGDDQFGQAMLYYMNVKNVQTRSVRMDTKRATAVSQMKIGKRGRMKLSCVKPCAEDSLTKSEINVDVLKEAKMFYFSTNSLLDRNMRSTTLQAIKISKKLGGVIFYDVNLPLPLWQSCEETKLFVQQVWNLADIIEVTKQELEFLCGIQPSEEFDTKNNDRSKFVHHSPEVVEQLWHDNLKVLFVTNGTSKIHYYTKDHQGAVNGMEDPPISPFTSDMSASGDGIVAALMRMLTVQPHLITDKEYLEHSINYAIDCGVIDQWLLGQERGFPPKEDMEEVVPDSDGIRSITEMEYRTLTPETVS from the exons ATGGCGTCTCTTCCTTTCACTCACTTTCTCCTCCTACCCAg GTGCCATTCGGTTTGGCCCAATAGCCGGTCGATGAGTTTCGTGCAGCTTCAGGGTCTTAGATTGCGTGGTAAAAAAGGGGGACTTGCAGCTCTCCCTAAAAAGATAAACTCAGAGAACTCAGCTCTGGAGGGTTCCGTTGAAGATGAGGAGGTGGttgtgaagaagaagacatcTAGGACTCCTAGAAGAACCCGAAAGAAAGCAACATCCGATAATGAGTCTTCGGATGAGGAAACTGTCATTTCTGCATCTAGTGAAGAGACCAAGAAACCGCGTGGAAGAACTCGTAAGAAAG CTTCCACAAGCGTGGAGGAAGAACAAACTGAGAAGAAGGTAAGGAAGAGAAGAACTAAGAAGAAGGACGATGCGATTGAGCAGCAGGTTAGTGACGGTGAACTTAGTGAGACTGAGGATTTTACATTCGTCATGGATATGAAGGATGAGAATGAGGAAGACctagaattgaaaattgatgaGGGAGAGGATATTAGCGAAACTTACGATTGGCCTCCTCTTGTTTGTTGCTTTGGAGCCGCACAACATGCTTTTGTGCTCTCAGGGAGGCCAGCCAACAGACTTGTAGATTATGAAATacatgaaagaaagaaagatgcgTTATGGGCCCCTGAGAAATTTATTAGGTCTCCTGGGGGATCTGCAGGCAGCGTTGCAATTGCTCTTGCAAGCTTGGGAGGCAAGGTTGCTTTCATGGGAAAACTTGGAGATGATCAGTTTGGTCAGGCCATGCTGTATTATATGAATGTCAAAAATGTTCAAACCCGTTCTGTTCGCATGGATACTAAAAGGGCAACTGCAGTATCACAAATGAAGATTGGTAAAAGGGGTCGCATGAAATTGAGTTGTGTCAAACCATGTGCTGAGGATTCTTTAACAAAGTCAGAGATCAACGTTGATGTGCTGAAGGAG GCAAAGATGTTTTACTTCAGCACAAATTCTCTGCTTGATCGAAACATGAGGTCAACTACACTGCAGGCAATCAAGATTTCAAAGAAACTTGGAGGAGTTATTTTCTACGATGTAAACCTTCCATTGCCACTATGGCAGTCTTGTGAAGAAACAAAGTTGTTCGTACAGCAAGTGTGGAATCTTGCTGATATTATTGAAGTTACTAAGCAAGAGCTTGAGTTTCTCTGCGGGATCCAGCCCTCTGAGGAATTTGACACTAAAAATAATGACAGGTCAAAGTTTGTCCATCATTCACCAGAAGTGGTTGAACAACTTTGGCATGACAATCTTAAGGTTTTGTTCGTGACAAATGGGACTTCGAAGATACACTACTACACAAAGGACCACCAAGGTGCTGTTAACGGAATGGAAGATCCCCCCATCAGTCCTTTCACTTCTGATATGTCAGCATCTGGAGACGGCATTGTGGCAG CTCTCATGAGAATGTTGACAGTTCAACCACATCTTATTACTGATAAAGAATATCTGGAGCACTCAATCAACTATGCAATCGATTGCGGAGTGATAGATCAATGGCTGCTTGGACAAGAACGCGGCTTCCCTCCGAAGGAAGACATGGAAGAGGTGGTTCCTGATTCAGACGGTATAAGGTCGATAACAGAAATGGAATATCGCACTCTGACACCAGAGACTGTAAGTTGA
- the LOC126594978 gene encoding probable 6-phosphogluconolactonase 1, which translates to MALSGVRKDRELRIHESLDDLSTDLADYIAEISEASVKERGVFTIALSGGSLIGLMGKLCEAPYNKTVDWAKWYIFWADERVVAKSHVDSNYKLAKDRFLSKVPIIPSHVHSINDSVSAEEAADDYGFVIRQLVKSRVISVSDISDCPKFDLILLGMGPDGHVASLFPNHSVLEEKDEWVSFITDSPKPPPERITFTLPVINSASNVAIVATGESKAEAAHLAVDVMGSDLPPVPAGVVQPLKGKLVWFLDKAAASKLDASTQFSA; encoded by the exons ATGGCACTTTCCGGTGTTCGGAAAGATAGAGAATTGAGGATTCATGAAAGTTTGGATGATCTTAGCACTGATTTGGCAGACTACATTGCTGAGATATCAGAGGCATCCGTGAAGGAGCGCGGCGTCTTTACAATTGCATTATCTGGTGGTTCTCTCATTGGCTTAATGGG aaaactcTGTGAAGCTCCTTATAACAAGACTGTAGATTGGGCCAAATGGTATATATTTTGGGCAGACGAGCGTGTTGTGGCGAAAAGTCATGTTGATAGCAATTACAAGCTTGCGAAAGATCGCTTTTTGTCTAAG GTACCTATAATTCCCAGTCATGTGCATTCTATCAATGATTCAGTGTCAGCAGAGGAGGCTGCTGATGACTACGGGTTTGTCATTCGCCAGCTAGTAAAATCTCGTGTGATCAGCGTGTCTGATATAAGTGACTGTCCCAAGTTTGACCTAATCCTCCTGGGAATGGGTCCTGATGGGCACGTCGCCTCGCTATTCCCCAACCACTCGGTGCTGGAGGAGAAAGATGAATGGGTAAGTTTTATAACTGATTCCCCCAAGCCTCCACCTGAGAGAATCACATTCACCCTGCCGGTCATCAACTCGGCATCCAATGTAGCTATAGTCGCAACAGGTGAAAGCAAAGCAGAGGCTGCGCACCTGGCAGTCGATGTCATGGGATCTGACCTCCCTCCAGTGCCTGCTGGAGTTGTCCAGCCTCTGAAAGGGAAGCTGGTGTGGTTTTTGGACAAGGCAGCTGCCTCAAAACTTGATGCCAGTACTCAATTTTCCGCATAG
- the LOC126594980 gene encoding uncharacterized protein LOC126594980 isoform X1: MIRRRSLGLVRWHSARSCVASSSSPSFRSLSFLTSHPKLQKPSLLLNPKPLPPHPSSLPSLSLKPNPNIFPPAALRFVSTKSSEDVEEDIPDDRFPGCTSFAFSGDEIEEGDTTDGWEEEDAGKPEIGDGGGGGGVVFQGVPWGERALSIAHEVLTQFEDNVKLFSFKTTPRGYVYVRLDKLSNEYGCPGMEELERYNQEYKKRLDEAGELGEIPENLALEVSSPGAERLLKVPDDLQRFEDMPMRVCYAEEVDSKYREKDGVFDLESIEAESESCVWKLANVKANRDPNSKGRPLTRKQRDWRLKLPFSEHKRVLLYLEY; encoded by the exons ATGATTCGGAGGAGGAGCCTCGGCCTTGTACGGTGGCACAGTGCTCGCAGCTGCGTCgcctcctcttcttctccgtCGTTCAGAAGCCTCTCTTTCCTAACATCCCACCCCAAACTTCAAAAACCCTCTCtcctcctaaaccctaaacctcttcctcctcatccttcTTCTTTGCCCTCTCTTTCTCTTAAACCAAATCCCAATATATTTCCTCCCGCTGCTCTACGTTTCGTAAGCACCAAATCCTCCGAGGATGTTGAGGAGGACATCCCAGATGATCGTTTTCCAG GGTGTACAAGTTTCGCATTTTCAGGTGACGAAATTGAAGAGGGAGACACCACAGATGGCTGGGAGGAAGAGGATGCCGGCAAGCCTGAG ATTGGTGATGGAGGCGGTGGTGGTGGGGTGGTGTTTCAGGGTGTCCCTTGGGGCGAGCGGGCTTTGTCCATTGCTCATGAGGTCTTAACACAATTcgaagataatgtgaagctctTCTCTTTCAAGACTACTCCTCGAGGATATGTATATGTGAGACTGGACAAACTGTCAAACGA ATACGGTTGTCCCGGCATGGAGGAACTTGAACGCTACAATCAAGAGTACAAGAAAAGACTAGATGAAGCTGGAGAACTTGGAGAAATACCTGAAAATTTGGCTCTTGAG GTGTCATCTCCTGGTGCGGAGAGGTTGCTAAAGGTACCGGATGATCTACAACGGTTTGAAGACATGCCTATGAGGGTATGCTATGCAGAAGAAGTGGATTCTAAATACCGAGAAAAGGACGGAGTGTTCGATCTGGAGTCCATTGAGGCAGAGTCAGAGAGCTGTGTGTGGAAGTTGGCAAATGTGAAGGCAAACAGGGACCCTAATAGCAAAGGCAGACCGTTAACACGTAAACAGCGGGATTGGAGATTAAAATTGCCATTTTCAGAGCATAAAAGGGTACTTCTGTATCTAGAGTACTGA
- the LOC126594980 gene encoding uncharacterized protein LOC126594980 isoform X2 → MIRRRSLGLVRWHSARSCVASSSSPSFRSLSFLTSHPKLQKPSLLLNPKPLPPHPSSLPSLSLKPNPNIFPPAALRFVSTKSSEDVEEDIPDDRFPGDEIEEGDTTDGWEEEDAGKPEIGDGGGGGGVVFQGVPWGERALSIAHEVLTQFEDNVKLFSFKTTPRGYVYVRLDKLSNEYGCPGMEELERYNQEYKKRLDEAGELGEIPENLALEVSSPGAERLLKVPDDLQRFEDMPMRVCYAEEVDSKYREKDGVFDLESIEAESESCVWKLANVKANRDPNSKGRPLTRKQRDWRLKLPFSEHKRVLLYLEY, encoded by the exons ATGATTCGGAGGAGGAGCCTCGGCCTTGTACGGTGGCACAGTGCTCGCAGCTGCGTCgcctcctcttcttctccgtCGTTCAGAAGCCTCTCTTTCCTAACATCCCACCCCAAACTTCAAAAACCCTCTCtcctcctaaaccctaaacctcttcctcctcatccttcTTCTTTGCCCTCTCTTTCTCTTAAACCAAATCCCAATATATTTCCTCCCGCTGCTCTACGTTTCGTAAGCACCAAATCCTCCGAGGATGTTGAGGAGGACATCCCAGATGATCGTTTTCCAG GTGACGAAATTGAAGAGGGAGACACCACAGATGGCTGGGAGGAAGAGGATGCCGGCAAGCCTGAG ATTGGTGATGGAGGCGGTGGTGGTGGGGTGGTGTTTCAGGGTGTCCCTTGGGGCGAGCGGGCTTTGTCCATTGCTCATGAGGTCTTAACACAATTcgaagataatgtgaagctctTCTCTTTCAAGACTACTCCTCGAGGATATGTATATGTGAGACTGGACAAACTGTCAAACGA ATACGGTTGTCCCGGCATGGAGGAACTTGAACGCTACAATCAAGAGTACAAGAAAAGACTAGATGAAGCTGGAGAACTTGGAGAAATACCTGAAAATTTGGCTCTTGAG GTGTCATCTCCTGGTGCGGAGAGGTTGCTAAAGGTACCGGATGATCTACAACGGTTTGAAGACATGCCTATGAGGGTATGCTATGCAGAAGAAGTGGATTCTAAATACCGAGAAAAGGACGGAGTGTTCGATCTGGAGTCCATTGAGGCAGAGTCAGAGAGCTGTGTGTGGAAGTTGGCAAATGTGAAGGCAAACAGGGACCCTAATAGCAAAGGCAGACCGTTAACACGTAAACAGCGGGATTGGAGATTAAAATTGCCATTTTCAGAGCATAAAAGGGTACTTCTGTATCTAGAGTACTGA
- the LOC126594979 gene encoding serine/threonine-protein kinase 1 — protein sequence MDPTPTTRRTRKTPPKPDYSTVVIHDDDGSNSESERRSKPKSSDPETDLYATMVYKGNADEDEDEDDDASLPPLLKRLPKDFGGGAPIDYFDDEEEDENGGDFGTMIVKPDRNRATRRSRDFKRASFDDGGDGDGFSTFVVRPSSERESVSGTVVRRTSSGVGSTMSRAVASMQASSESGFGKQRRGSGSSQGEEYRQTTKMSSSSIPDSITREDPTVKYDLLNELGKGSYGAVYKARDIKTSELVAIKVISLSQGEEGYEEICGEIEMLQQCNHPNVVRYLGSYQGEEYLWIVMEYCGGGSVADLMNVTEDALEEYQIAFICREALKGLAYLHSIFKVHRDIKGGNILLTEQGDVKLGDFGVAAQLTRTMSKRNTFIGTPHWMAPEVIQESRYDGKVDVWALGVSAIEMAEGLPPRSSVHPMRVLFMISLEPAPMLEDKEKWSLVFHDFVAKSLTKEPRLRPTASEMLKHKFIEKCKCGPSAMLAKIEKARQARASMALQAQNIAPPERDNTIEAPKVNEDYGDTVPSRPLQGENEVSSGSTLRKQHISGDVGMAGEGNFGTFIIHEGDERDEISSETESFSAKEPSPAPGFPESSSNTGAGGKLPEPREENSSGITQNSSPVAHTLRASEPSLKTKGISQVQVGGPSSISSGTVKNETVSRKAFAMQDKLWSIYAAGNTVPIPFLRATDISPIALLSDNVLGGMHQDNSGTVAMEALQELFTGDGQSKKGRRGQNEMPLPPSVYKRLFTSPTLMNLAQALAYHKMCYEDMPLQEMQATQEQQTIQNLCDTLRTILRL from the exons ATGGATCCGACCCCCACCACCCGCCGGACCCGGAAAACTCCACCCAAACCCGATTACTCAACCGTAGTCATCCATGACGACGATGGCTCCAACTCAGAATCCGAACGTCGGAGCAAACCCAAGAGCTCCGACCCGGAAACCGACCTCTACGCCACAATGGTCTACAAGGGTAATGCCGACGAAGACGAAGACGAAGATGACGACGCCTCTCTTCCTCCGCTCCTCAAACGCCTCCCCAAGGACTTCGGCGGCGGAGCTCCCATCGATTACTTCGATGACGAGGAGGAAGACGAAAATGGCGGCGATTTCGGCACAATGATCGTCAAGCCCGATCGGAATCGGGCCACGAGGAGGTCGCGCGACTTCAAGCGGGCGTCTTTCGACGATGGCGGAGACGGCGATGGGTTCTCGACCTTTGTGGTGAGGCCGTCGAGTGAGAGAGAGTCTGTTAGCGGGACCGTGGTGAGGAGGACAAGCAGCGGCGTTGGTTCGACGATGAGTAGGGCAGTGGCAAGCATGCAGGCCTCGTCGGAGTCAGGCTTTGGGAAGCAGAGGAGGGGCAGTGGGTCGTCGCAGGGCGAAGAGTATCGCCAAACCACTAAAATGTCTTCGAGTTCGATACCCGATAGCATTACCAGAGAAGACCCTACTGTGAAGTACGACCTGCTCAATGAGCTTG GGAAGGGGTCTTATGGCGCTGTTTATAAAGCTAGGGATATTAAGACGTCGGAGCTGGTGGCGATCAAAGTCATTTCATTGTCTCAAGGG GAGGAGGGTTATGAAGAAATTTGCGGTGAAATTGAGATGCTGCAACAATGTAATCATCCGAATGTGGTTCGGTATCTGGGGAGCTACCAAGGAGAAGAGTATCTTTGG ATTGTGATGGAGTACTGTGGTGGTGGCAGTGTTGCCGACTTGATGAATGTTACCGAGGATGCTCTGGAGGAGTATCAAATAGCCTTCATTTGTAGGGAGGCGTTGAAG GGCCTTGCTTATCTGCACTCGATTTTCAAGGTCCACAGAGATATTAAGGGTGGTAATATTCTGTTAACTGAGCAAGGAGATGTCAAGTTGG GTGATTTTGGTGTTGCAGCTCAACTTACAAGAACCATGTCAAAGCGCAACACG TTCATTGGCACTCCACATTGGATGGCTCCAGAAGTTATTCAGGAAAGTCGTTATGATGGAAAG GTGGATGTATGGGCTCTTGGTGTTTCTGCAATTGAAATGGCAGAG GGCCTCCCTCCAAGATCTTCGGTGCATCCAATGAGG GTTTTATTCATGATATCCCTTGAGCCAGCCCCGATGCTTGAGGATAAAGAAAAATG GTCTCTTGTGTTTCATGATTTTGTGGCAAAGTCCCTAACTAAAGAACCTCGTCTACGCCCTACTGCATCTGAGATGCTGAAG CACAAGTTCATTGAAAAATGCAAATGTGGTCCCTCTGCAATGTTGGCAAAGATTGAAAAGGCAAGGCAAGCAAGGGCTTCAATGGCTTTGCAAGCACAAAATATTGCTCCACCTGAACGGGACAAT ACAATTGAAGCTCCCAAAGTCAATGAGGATTATGGAGATACTGTCCCTTCAAGGCCACTTCAAGGAGAAAATGAAGTATCTTCAGGTAGCACATTGAGGAAGCAGCACATATCTGGTGATGTGGGAATGGCTGGGGAAG GTAACTTTGGCACTTTTATTATTCATGAGGGGGATGAAAGAGATGAGATCTCTAGCGAGACAGAGAGTTTTAGTGCCAAAGAACCTTCACCTGCTCCTGGATTTCCTGAAAGCTCTTCCAATACTGGCGCAGGAGGCAAATTGCCCGAACCCAG GGAGGAAAATTCAAGTGGTATTACCCAAAACAGCAGTCCAGTTGCGCACACTCTACGGGCATCTGAGCCGAGCCTAAAGACAAAGGGCATATCTCAAGTCCAGGTTGGAGGCCCAAGCAGTATAAGCAGTGGCACGGTAAAGAATGAAACTGTCAGCCGGAAAGCTTTTGCAATGCAAGATAAG CTTTGGTCCATATATGCAGCTGGTAATACAGTGCCTATACCATTTTTGAGGGCAACCGATATATCCCCCATTGCTCTCTTATCAGACAATGTTCTTGGAGGCATGCATCAAGATAACAGTGGAACTGTAGCCATGGAGGCACTACAGGAGCTTTTTACTGGTGATGGACAGTCTAAGAAGGGACGAAGAGGGCAAAACGAG ATGCCCCTCCCTCCAAGTGTTTACAAAAGGCTCTTTACAAGTCCAACTCTAATGAATCTGGCACAAGCATTAGCCTACCACAAGAT GTGCTACGAAGATATGCCGCTCCAAGAAATGCAAGCAACTCAGGAACAACAGACTATTCAAAATCTTTGTGATACACTAAGAACCATTCTTAGATTGTAG